The Aethina tumida isolate Nest 87 chromosome 6, icAetTumi1.1, whole genome shotgun sequence nucleotide sequence aagtgacgtcacgagtgtatgacatgcgcacctttcgtgggccacttgaGTCCAAAAGCGAAGGAAGACGCGTATGCgcgcatttgtttatttttacctgttcgtgggccacttcagaccaaaagcgtaggaAGACGCAAGAGTGaatgaaaatgcaattaatttataattatgatttattacatattaaaaacaaaaacatatcaataagttaacaatttattattattattgtacatttatattacaatttattatacattttgttactTCGATACATGAAAAAGAGGTGAAAAAGTTCTTTCTTTCGTTGTTGCTTTCGAATCCCAGTCGTTGATTGGTGCAAATACCGTGTTTCTAGACAGAAAacatacatatacaatattaattattcaatggtAATTTTTGTAGTGATACACCTTTTTTGTGATTGATTATTTGACTGAGGCTCATAAGTGTAGTTGTGGTGGCTGCGATGTAGGCTGAGTGTACAAGTCCGTTTCTCACCCGGTTGTACGcgttgaatatatcaaaaacaaaatagacaAATTGTATGTAccatatatatctatataatattaataattcaaagttaccttttttttatattattatattaattttttaatttccacttAATTAGTTCCTAGAGACCTTGTATCCGAATGGCCGAGAACTGTTGTCATCCATGAAGAGTCTCTTTGTTGAATTCGTTCTGTATGTCTTTGTCTCCTCTTTGGTTACTACACGATGATCTTTTGTCCGCACAAAGTTCATCGACGTCAAACGAATGGGATCTGTTTTTTCTAGAaccatttgtttaattttctcaaaattaatcaaccgAGAAGCACTGTATGTTAAGGCGATCCCTTTCACCTTACAAACATGTTCGATACACTGCTTCGTCGTTGACCACACCGAGTATGCGTAATTTTTCGGCCCGCCCGAAACAAATTCCGTGATGTAGGAACCGATACCGTATACCTCCAGCTCATCGGTCATGTCCCCAATGAATTTTCCAGTCGGGGGATCTGGAAAATGGTTGCTTGACACATAGATAACGGAATCGGTGTCGTAGTATAAAACACGTGTATCCAACATCTCTAGATATTCGTACAACTTCAAACGGGCCTGTGCTGTAACAAAAGCTGCAATTACCACATTCACAGTAGGCAGAGATTCCACAGCCTCGTCGGCGTACTCCCAGTTGATTACAACAGTTTGTTCATTCACAGGAGTTATACTGTTGACATTCTTCGACGGATGCGCAAGGAGATCAAAGCATTCCTGAGGATCGTTGACGATGGTTGTTTGTGGTTGGTTTTCACGTTGTCCAAACTTTCCCCAGAACgaattcaacattaatttgGCGAGGGATCGAAGACCAGGGTTATTTTCGATGCGTTCCGGTGTTAGCTTCACTTTTTCAGCTTCTTCAAAATccacaaaatattgttgttgtttcaccACATCGTTTATGCAATCCGCGGGCCAGCCGGAGGCttcctgtttaattttgatgaatttattcatcatttcTGTGAATAAACCCGGCTGACCCGCCGCATGGTTGTATTGACGCGTTTCGTATGTCCACACTTCAAACACTTCCACAATCCTGTAGCTTTTTTCCAATGCTTTCACGACTTCTGCAATTACCCATGTCCCTGTGAACAATCGTTCTTCCTCCGTATGGCAACACTCACGCTGCTGTGAACTTTCACCACAGCTGTTGCAAAGGGCGAACATTAACTTTCCCTTCATCCTGACAGGGAGAACGGGGTGGTACAACTGCGCGGgtggtaaaattttacatttcaccATGCCATCTACGGTGGATAAATCAATGTCCCGGGCTGCAGATCCTACATAAATTGTGGGGTGTCCTAGAGGAAATCGGCCGTACTTGCACACAAAAGGGTACAACGAACATACATCGATGTATTTGATGCGCTCACCCTCGTTACATTTGTAGTATGTAACAGTGTTTCCGGTTCGGCCTCCATAAAAACCGTCACGAGGATTCAATGGTGATGTTGCCAACACGGGATGGTTTTCGACAAAATCACGCACTTCACAACTCTGTTTTAATAATGCGCTGAAGTTACATTCCCACATTTCGATGACTTCAAATCCCAGGTTGCGAAGTCGAGTCGTTTTAATGGTGGTGGCCTCGTAACGATTTCGCATGGTATCCATTTTACCTCCTCCAATCGATGTGTCTCGGTGAAATTTGAAACAGCTGGTGCATCCATGGAAGTAACAACCGTGAAACTCGAATACCTGACGCTGCTCCTCGTTAAAACCGTCAACTTTGAGTCCTCCTCCTACTAGGTGTTCTCGACCTGTACCGGCGTGGTCTATGGTGATTCCTCGTACGTTCTCCTCCCACAACAACCATTGTAAAGCGATAACCGATTGATTATCAGCCAATCGGTAACCACCACGGGGAATAACGGCGATTGTATCGGCTTCCAGATAGTTTCGTGCAAACACCTTATTACACGCTGATGCTATTGTTGTTGCTTCGGTGAATGGACAAACCTTACACTCGTTAAGAAGCATCGACCTAAATGAAAGACAGGCTCTCATTAGTATTTCCACGTCCGACTTGCAATATGCGACGATTTCCTcctggaaattaaaaacatcattcTGATGCTCTTGATGCCAGTTTAAAAACGTATGTCGGTCATCGGGCTTCATTTGATTCGGACCGTAAAATTCAGCAGATGGTAAAGGACCCACGTATTGCTGATTTTCCAGGGTATTAAACAAGTGTGGAAAATAACCCTTTTTAAAGTTTCCAGCAAGGCCGAAAGCTTTAGGTAGCTTTGCCAGAgccattggaaaataatttagcgAGTCCAAAAATCGCACATTTCCCACCTcagccaaaataatttttgtccccCGCATAATTAAGTTTGGCTTGATGTCTGTTTTGGTGAGAATATAGTTCAGGATGAACTGATGGTCGAATGCTTGACCGTTATGTGCAATCACAGTCactcttttgaaaattttcctttgaTTCAGCACaaagttcataaaattttcaatagggTTGTTGATAATTACATGGGTCCTTACGCcgcatttttcacaaaattccaCTTCCGTATCTAAACAGTTGgaacaacacaatttaaacacacacaatGTGGTTTCATGCACTGCACTGACGTCGGTCTGAATGGTGTCCTGTCGTGTTTCCAAAtcgtaaaatatgaataataaatcagtaaGGCAGGGTTCCTTTGTGTTTGG carries:
- the LOC126265926 gene encoding uncharacterized protein LOC126265926, with the protein product MALAKLPKAFGLAGNFKKGYFPHLFNTLENQQYVGPLPSAEFYGPNQMKPDDRHTFLNWHQEHQNDVFNFQEEIVAYCKSDVEILMRACLSFRSMLLNECKVCPFTEATTIASACNKVFARNYLEADTIAVIPRGGYRLADNQSVIALQWLLWEENVRGITIDHAGTGREHLVGGGLKVDGFNEEQRQVFEFHGCYFHGCTSCFKFHRDTSIGGGKMDTMRNRYEATTIKTTRLRNLGFEVIEMWECNFSALLKQSCEVRDFVENHPVLATSPLNPRDGFYGGRTGNTVTYYKCNEGERIKYIDVCSLYPFVCKYGRFPLGHPTIYVGSAARDIDLSTVDGMVKCKILPPAQLYHPVLPVRMKGKLMFALCNSCGESSQQRECCHTEEERLFTGTWVIAEVVKALEKSYRIVEVFEVWTYETRQYNHAAGQPGLFTEMMNKFIKIKQEASGWPADCINDVVKQQQYFVDFEEAEKVKLTPERIENNPGLRSLAKLMLNSFWGKFGQRENQPQTTIVNDPQECFDLLAHPSKNVNSITPVNEQTVVINWEYADEAVESLPTVNVVIAAFVTAQARLKLYEYLEMLDTRVLYYDTDSVIYVSSNHFPDPPTGKFIGDMTDELEVYGIGSYITEFVSGGPKNYAYSVWSTTKQCIEHRGGACSLADKGQQPPKQMGGTCRQGRDVTPTLFVSSAPLAPEGRGES